One genomic window of Clostridium taeniosporum includes the following:
- the fliB gene encoding flagellin lysine-N-methylase produces the protein MGKKIKMRYPMYLKEFKCIGGSCEDSCCIGWDVDIDKITFKQYYKVEDKEMRKMFQKNVHNNNYYCSEDVDYGKVKLKQGKRCPFLDDKNYCMIHSKLGEEYLSNVCSSFPRITNKIDGYYEMSLDVACPEAARILLLKEEGIDFKESEEFLGKHILSSDINTTSKEFKNSPVKYFKEIREISINIIKNRKFDLSERLYILGEFLKRVEEEIDYNFNNVHKFIKEYDINSVDLYEKNYMNYILQVGFFKNMVEDLNVFEEIDSEIFKEYTKELISGFKFDEIKDVTQKTQFYVEAFKDYVGKFINTYSYIFENYLVNFIYKNLFPFSESESVFDGYIMLLTRYSFLRFYLVGRYLNNKVESPENIVKFIQVFTKTTEHHKTYLADTLQHIKENEFDNLEFAKTLL, from the coding sequence ATGGGAAAAAAGATAAAAATGAGATATCCAATGTATCTTAAAGAATTTAAGTGTATAGGTGGGAGCTGTGAAGATAGTTGTTGTATTGGATGGGATGTAGATATAGATAAAATTACATTTAAGCAATACTATAAAGTTGAAGATAAAGAAATGAGAAAAATGTTTCAAAAGAATGTTCATAATAACAATTATTATTGTAGTGAGGATGTAGACTATGGAAAAGTTAAGCTTAAACAGGGAAAAAGGTGTCCATTTTTAGATGATAAAAACTACTGTATGATTCATTCTAAATTGGGAGAAGAATATCTTTCAAATGTTTGCAGTTCATTTCCTAGAATTACAAATAAAATAGATGGATATTATGAAATGTCTCTTGATGTAGCATGTCCAGAAGCAGCAAGGATTCTTTTACTAAAAGAAGAAGGCATTGATTTTAAAGAAAGTGAAGAATTTTTAGGTAAACATATTTTATCAAGTGATATTAATACTACTTCTAAGGAATTTAAAAATTCACCAGTGAAGTATTTTAAAGAGATTAGAGAAATAAGCATAAATATAATAAAAAATAGGAAATTTGATTTAAGTGAGAGACTATATATATTAGGGGAATTTCTAAAAAGAGTAGAAGAGGAGATAGATTATAATTTTAATAATGTACATAAGTTTATTAAAGAATATGATATAAATTCAGTAGATTTATATGAAAAGAATTATATGAATTATATTCTTCAAGTTGGGTTCTTTAAAAATATGGTAGAAGATTTAAATGTATTTGAAGAAATTGATAGTGAGATTTTTAAAGAGTATACTAAGGAACTTATTTCAGGATTTAAGTTTGACGAAATAAAAGACGTAACCCAAAAAACACAATTTTATGTAGAGGCATTTAAAGATTATGTTGGAAAATTCATAAATACTTATAGTTATATTTTTGAAAATTATTTAGTTAATTTTATATATAAAAACTTATTTCCATTTTCAGAATCAGAAAGTGTATTTGATGGATATATAATGCTTTTAACAAGATATTCATTTTTAAGATTTTATTTAGTTGGTAGATATCTAAATAATAAAGTTGAATCACCAGAAAATATAGTTAAATTTATACAAGTATTTACTAAAACCACAGAACATCACAAAACATATTTAGCTGATACATTACAACACATAAAAGAAAATGAATTTGATAATTTAGAATTTGCAAAAACATTATTGTAA
- a CDS encoding GNAT family N-acetyltransferase, whose amino-acid sequence MNIKIQYNCFNVNWNDVSSILKEVGMAYFEGKIHKKAFENSHAVVFVFDEDKLIGFGRAISDGVCQAAIYDIAVLPEYQGKKIGAAIVDNILRLIPQCNFILYASPGKEIFYEKQNFKKMKTGMALFINSERMKMRGFTE is encoded by the coding sequence ATGAATATAAAAATTCAATATAATTGTTTCAATGTAAATTGGAATGATGTATCTAGTATATTAAAAGAGGTAGGAATGGCGTATTTTGAAGGAAAAATACATAAAAAAGCTTTTGAAAATAGTCATGCTGTTGTGTTTGTTTTTGATGAGGATAAGCTAATTGGTTTTGGTCGTGCGATTTCAGATGGGGTTTGCCAAGCAGCAATTTATGATATAGCAGTATTGCCTGAATATCAAGGTAAAAAAATAGGTGCAGCAATTGTTGATAATATATTAAGACTTATTCCACAATGCAATTTTATTTTATACGCTTCTCCAGGAAAAGAAATTTTTTATGAAAAACAAAACTTTAAAAAAATGAAAACAGGTATGGCACTATTTATTAATTCAGAAAGAATGAAAATGCGAGGGTTTACTGAATAG
- a CDS encoding alpha/beta hydrolase translates to MKKQELKIENIPAILWGDKSDKLFVVVHGNMSNKADDTIVIFAEEAIASGYQVLSFDLPEHGDRKEEAYACKVQNCVKDLNIIMKYAKSLSKNISVFACSMGAYFSLLAYKNEPLKQCLFLSPVVNMERIINNMMTWFNVSEEMLKSKEEIETPVGQTLYWDYYCYVKDNPIEAWNKPTSILYGSEDNLCEFQIVSEFTKQFDCDLQVMENGEHYFHTEEQLQFLRQWLKKILL, encoded by the coding sequence ATGAAGAAACAAGAATTAAAAATAGAAAATATTCCAGCAATTTTGTGGGGAGATAAGTCAGATAAACTATTTGTAGTTGTACATGGAAATATGTCAAATAAAGCAGATGATACAATTGTTATATTTGCAGAAGAAGCAATAGCATCAGGTTATCAAGTACTTAGTTTTGATTTACCTGAACATGGTGATCGTAAAGAAGAAGCTTATGCTTGCAAAGTTCAAAACTGTGTTAAAGATCTTAACATTATTATGAAATATGCAAAATCATTATCAAAAAATATAAGTGTTTTTGCTTGTAGCATGGGAGCATATTTCAGTTTATTAGCATATAAGAATGAACCATTAAAGCAATGTTTATTTCTTTCACCAGTAGTAAATATGGAACGTATAATAAATAATATGATGACATGGTTTAATGTAAGTGAAGAAATGCTAAAGAGTAAAGAAGAAATTGAAACTCCTGTTGGACAAACTTTATATTGGGATTATTATTGCTATGTTAAAGACAATCCTATTGAAGCATGGAATAAACCAACATCAATTCTTTATGGATCAGAAGATAATTTATGTGAGTTTCAGATAGTATCTGAATTTACAAAACAATTTGATTGTGATTTACAAGTTATGGAGAATGGAGAACACTATTTTCATACTGAAGAACAATTACAATTTTTAAGACAATGGCTTAAAAAGATACTTCTTTAA
- a CDS encoding class I SAM-dependent DNA methyltransferase, translating into MSFDELAQKWDTDRRIKRAKIIANEISKSINSNKNYSAMEFGCGTGLISFNLYDKFKDITLIDSSQGMIDILNCKIKEYKVNNMFTNHMNILEEKNLNMKFDVIYNSMVLHHINDTESIIKKFYGLLNEDGQLCIVDLDEEDGSFHKKYPDFTGHNGFNQEKLKNILINIGFKHVESNTFFYDEKIINEEKHNYSLFLMKARK; encoded by the coding sequence TTGAGTTTTGATGAATTAGCACAAAAATGGGATACTGATAGAAGGATTAAAAGAGCTAAAATAATAGCTAATGAAATAAGCAAATCAATTAATAGTAATAAAAATTATTCAGCTATGGAGTTTGGATGTGGAACAGGACTTATAAGTTTTAATTTATATGATAAGTTTAAAGATATTACCCTTATTGATTCTTCACAAGGAATGATAGACATACTTAATTGTAAAATTAAAGAGTATAAAGTAAATAATATGTTCACTAATCATATGAATATATTAGAAGAAAAGAATTTAAATATGAAATTTGACGTTATATATAATTCAATGGTTTTACATCATATTAATGATACTGAATCAATAATTAAAAAGTTTTATGGATTACTTAATGAAGATGGTCAACTATGTATTGTAGATCTAGATGAAGAAGATGGTAGCTTTCATAAAAAATATCCGGATTTTACTGGGCATAATGGTTTTAATCAAGAAAAACTGAAAAATATTCTAATTAATATTGGTTTTAAGCATGTAGAATCAAATACATTTTTTTATGATGAGAAGATTATAAATGAAGAAAAACATAATTATTCATTGTTTTTAATGAAAGCAAGAAAGTAA